From a single Anabas testudineus chromosome 5, fAnaTes1.2, whole genome shotgun sequence genomic region:
- the LOC113154871 gene encoding AMP deaminase 2 isoform X5 translates to MEEKYKEIAEELFTRSMAESEMRSAPYEFPEDSPIEQLEERRHRLERQISQDIKLEPEILLRAKQDFMKIDSAADLELMKETSEDTVDDGFKEREMPMEREYQRVSITGEEKCGVPFTDLVDAAKCVVKALFIREKYINRSMQSFCKTTAHALQDLGMKPLDLRVYEDIPETPVDADAPVHPPVSETHPYDNQDPKNMPADTGYGCKMVDGVVHVYTNKNNMDKSTELDLPYPDLKEYIADMNVMMALIINGPVKSFCYRRLQYLSSKFQMHILLNEMKELAAQKKVPHRDFYNIRKVDTHIHASSCMNQKHLLRFIKRAMKKYPEEIVHIENGQGQTLKDVFESMNLTAFDLSVDTLDMHADRNTFHRFDKFNAKYNPIGESILREIFIKTDNYVEGKYFAHIVKEVMFDLEESKYQNSELRLSIYGRSRDEWDKLAQWAVKHLVYSDNVRWLVQVPRLFDVYHTKKQLANFQEMLENIFMPLYEVTINPRSHPELHLFLEHVVGFDSVDDESKPEHHIFNLDSPLPANWTEEDNPPYSYYLYYTYANMTVLNHLRRRRGFHTFVLRPHCGEAGPIHHLVSGFMLSENISHGLLLRKAPVLQYLYYLAQIGIAMSPLSNNSLFLSYHRNPLPEYLSRGLMVSLSTDDPLQFHFTKEPLMEEYSIATQVWKLSSCDMCELARNSVLMSGFSHKAKSYWLGPSYSKEGPESNDIRRTNVPDIRVAYRSETLSEELNLITHAVRTEELDTIYEEDSLSMGPLPGSH, encoded by the exons GTTAATGAAGGAGACTAGTGAGGACACTGTTGATGATGGCTTTAAGGAGAGGGAAATGCCAATGGAGAGAGAGTACCAGCGGGTCTCAATAACAGGAGAGGAAAAGTGTGGA GTGCCCTTCACTGACCTCGTAGATGCTGCAAAGTGTGTGGTCAAGGCATTATTCATTCGGGAGAAGTACATAAACCGCTCCATGCAGTCATTTTGTAAAACCACAGCTCATGCCCTGCAGGACCTCGGGATGAAGCCTCTTGATCTGAGAGTCTATGAAGATATACCAGAGACTCCAGTAGATGCTG ATGCTCCTGTCCACCCACCTGTTTCAGAGACGCACCCTTATGACAATCAGGACCCCAAGAATATGCCGGCAGATACAGGATATGGGTGCAAGATGGTGGATGGAGTTGTCCATGTCTAtaccaacaaaaacaacatggacAA AAGTACCGAACTGGACCTGCCATATCCTGACCTGAAGGAGTATATTGCAGACATGAATGTCATGATGGCCCTCATTATCAACGGGCCAGT GAAGTCTTTCTGCTATCGTCGCCTACAGTACCTAAGCTCTAAGTTCCAGATGCACATTCTTCTGAATGAGATGAAGGAACTGGCAGCACAGAAGAAAGTTCCTCATAGAGACTTCTATAACATACGAAAG gtggacacacacatacatgcatcgTCCTGCATGAACCAGAAGCACCTGTTGCGGTTCATCAAGAGAGCCATGAAGAAATACCCTGAGGAGATTGTTCACATTGAGAATGGCCAGGGTCAGACCCTCAAGGACGTGTTTGAGAGCATGAACCTCACAGCCTTTGACCTAAGTGTGGACACTCTCGATATGCATGCG GATCGTAACACATTCCATCGGTTTGACAAGTTCAATGCGAAATACAACCCTATTGGAGAATCCATCCTCCGGGAGATCTTCATCAAGACTGACAACTATGTTGAAGGAAAATACTTTGCACACATAGTGAAG GAGGTGATGTTTGACCTGGAGGAGAGTAAGTACCAGAACTCAGAGTTACGTCTGTCCATCTACGGACGCTCCAGGGACGAATGGGATAAGTTGGCTCAGTGGGCTGTCAAACATCTCGTGTATTCTGATAATGTGCGCTGGCTTGTCCAGGTGCCTCGTTTGTT TGACGTTTACCACACAAAGAAGCAGCTGGCTAATTTCCAGGAAATGTTGGAGAACATCTTCATGCCACTGTACGAAGTCACAATCAACCCTCGCAGTCATCCTGAGCTGCATCTCTTCCTGGAGCAT GTGGTCGGCTTTGACAGCGTGGATGATGAGTCCAAACCTGAGCACCACATCTTTAATCTTGACAGTCCACTGCCAGCAAACTGGACAGAAGAAGACAACCCACCTTACTCCTACTACCTCTACTATACTTACGCCAACATGACCGTACTCAACCACCTGAGAAG GCGGCGAGGCTTCCATACTTTTGTCCTGCGACCTCACTGTGGGGAGGCAGGGCCGATCCACCACCTGGTGTCAGGTTTTATGTTATCTGAGAACATCTCTCATGGGCTGCTGCTAAGAAAG GCCCCGGTGCTGCAGTATCTTTACTATCTGGCTCAAATTGGCATTGCCATGTCACCACTGAGTAACAACAGCCTGTTTCTCAGTTACCACCGCAACCCACTGCCAGAATATCTGTCCAGAGGCCTCATGGTGTCTCTGTCCACTGATGATCCTCTTCAATTCCACTTCACCAAG GAGCCTCTGATGGAGGAGTACAGCATTGCTACTCAGGTGTGGAAACTGAGCTCCTGTGACATGTGTGAGCTGGCAAGAAACAGTGTCCTCATGAGTGGGTTTTCACACAAG GCCAAAAGCTACTGGTTGGGTCCCAGTTATTCCAAGGAAGGTCCTGAGAGTAACGACATCCGGCGCACTAACGTTCCTGATATCCGTGTGGCATACCGCAGCGAGACCCTCTCTGAGGAGCTTAATCTCATCACTCATGCCGTGCGCACAGAAGAGCTGGACACTATTTATGAGGAGGACTCTCTGTCCATGGGTCCTCTGCCAGGAAGCCACTGA